The Rosa chinensis cultivar Old Blush chromosome 7, RchiOBHm-V2, whole genome shotgun sequence DNA segment CAACCAATTTTATAATTTAGTTCCCATAATAACTATCTAGACCATAAACTCAATTACTATGTAGCAAAACAGTTTTGATTAGATAATCCATCACCCATGAAGTTGCTACCTCTAACTCCCAGTCCCATAGGCTTACCATCAACAAGTATTCCGCTTTTGAAACCGCTGGGAAGCTTCCATGGGTAATACCCTTTCTTGTAAActtaatatataaacaaaattgaTCACATAGTGCAATCAAGTAGTTGTTAGTTTCTAGATTGCTTCATGACCTTCTCTATTGTATTAGCATCCATTTTAATAAATTGATAAGCTTTTGGAATTGATAATCTTTTAGTTGGGATTTGGGACTTGTGAGTGATTATGTTTCATTTAATCTCTTATAAAATTGTAGTCTAAGCAGTCATGGATAGGTGCTAACTTTTTTTAGACTTCTGCAGAAACTGCCCTGCAGCACAGCTCTCTTTGGTATTTATTTTACCCTACTTACTGATCTTCAAATATACTGAAATTTTGAcctgtttctgttttgttagtcaacaaaggatctggaaagtttcatcttATTCTGAAGCAAAGTGAATTTTCGGTGATTCTTCCAAATTTGGTCTGCATTTGGGAAAGTTCCAGCATTTTTAATGTATCCTCtgattttctgttgagatttgaaCTCCTATTTGAATCATTTAACTTCTGGTTTTATGTATATTGAATTATGCATTTCAAATAGTTGTTTCAAAACTAATTTCATGTCAATTGGACTTACAATgaatttttggtgaattttctaaGTTGACCATGCtgctgagattttttttttatatgactCATGCAGTTCAGTCAGATTgtgttcatcttttttcttgcTGTTCTAAATCCGAATTCCATGAAAATTCAGTATGTTCTACCTTAACATGTTTACTATGAGTCTGCAAAAGTTCAAGTTCATGGCTATACAAATGGACTCTAATAAATTCCCAAAGCTAAGTTGTTCATGCCTTAACATTCCAGTTCACTTATGTCTCCCTTTTGATGTGTGATGCAGATTGCTTTGACTCTTTCGTGTCGATTTTACTGGGAGAAGAGAACTTGCAGATCGCCATGtcaattccatatatatatatatggtagaTTGCTTTGGAGTAATATTACTCTATAATTATTTGTTTTGGGTTAGAAGTAGTCTAGTTTGGCTTGGTGTTCTCCTAAATTATGTTCTGAATTGGCTTCAAGCCTTTTGACTTTGATGATATAACAAGCCTTTTGTATTGTTCCAAAATGAATGATGTCCAtatagtagaaaagaatactttgattttagggttttcaataatattctattcatcccacaaaggggtatatatataaggacaagaggagtagtctaaccctaataggaaataatcattcctataattacatgataacctaaataaataagaatcataattacataagatttacagctattctacactccccctcaagttggtgcatagatatctatcatgcccaacttgtcaactaaGCTATCGAatatcttcctggacactcctttagtaagaacatcagctaactgctcttttgagtttacaaatggaaaacgaataacctttctgtcaagattttctttaataaaatgacggtcaacctctacatgctttgtcctatcatgctgaactggattatgtgcaatctcaattgcagctttattatcacaatgcaaatccataggttgtctaagcttgtaacctagatctttcaggacattacgaatccataacatttcacagactccatgtgccatacctcgaaattcagcttctgcacttgatttggccataactttctgtttcttgctacgccaagtgacaaggttccctcctacaaaagtgaagtacccagatcgcctgtcagttttatcaccagcccaatctgcatctgtgtatcccccaacttccaattcatcctttttctcaaacagtaatcctttacctggcgccatcttcaaatacctcaaaatctgaaaaactgcatccatatgttcttcactaggacaatgcataaactgactgacaacactcacagcataagcaatattaggtctagtatgtgaaagataaatcaatcttcctacaagacgttgataccttcctttatcagttggaatttgatcaggataaatggcaagtctgtgattcatctcaatgggtgtctcaattggactgcagtccagcatccccgtttcagtaagtaagtcaagaacatacttcctctgtgacagtgaaattcccttcttagacctcgcaacttcaatacccagaaaatacttcagttgccccagatccttcatttcaaactcctttgacagatacttttgtaactcattcatctctttcggatcatcccctgtaacaatcatgtcatcaacatacacaataagagctgtaatcttaccattattgcgcttgataaacaaggtatggtcagaattgctctgtctgtacccaaaggctctcatggactttgaaaatctcccaaaccaggctcttggagattgcttcaggccatacaaagacttcttcaatttacacaccttgccaacttcacttgggtaattcttaacacctgggggtacatccatgtacacttcttcttccaaattcccattaagaaacacattcttcacatcaaactggtgcaagggccaatctttgtttgctgcaagtgagattagaatccgaacagtattgatctttgccacaggtgcaaaagtctcctcataatcaatcccataacgttgtgtgtatcctttggcaaccaacctcgccttgtatct contains these protein-coding regions:
- the LOC112180775 gene encoding uncharacterized protein LOC112180775, coding for MNASKNMRSFSTFQGKGSQISVHYVAKWKGITFMTSRQGLGVGGGTKLPCSTALFVNKGSGKFHLILKQSEFSVILPNLVCIWESSSIFNFSQIVFIFFLAVLNPNSMKIQLL